A genomic window from Carassius gibelio isolate Cgi1373 ecotype wild population from Czech Republic chromosome A11, carGib1.2-hapl.c, whole genome shotgun sequence includes:
- the LOC128022340 gene encoding RNA-binding protein 39 isoform X3 — protein sequence MADDLDIEAMLEAPYRKDDNKSLSSNGHEERSKKKKKSKSRSRSRSREKKRSRSRDRKRSHDRRRSRSKDRKRSRSRERRRSRSRSRERGGRYKAPFRRRSRSRSPFKKEKSPIRKPIDNLTPEERDARTVFCMQLAARIRPRDLEEFFSAVGKVRDVRIISDRNSRRSKGIAYIEFVDTTSVPLAIGLSGQRLLGVPIIVQASQAEKNRAAALANNLQKGSAGPMRLYVGSLHFNITEDMLRGIFEPFGRIDSIQLMMDSETGRSKGYGFITFSDAECAKKALEQLNGFELAGRPMKVGHVTERTDASTASSFLDNDELERTGIDLGTTGRLQLMARLAEGTGLQIPPAAQQALNMSGSMVAMAAATAAMNPGLSFNLNMPPNQALNLPSQPIATHCFQLSNMFNPNSENDLGWEIEIQDDVIEECNKHGGVIHIYVDKKSAEGNVYVKCPSIPAAMAAVSALHGRWFGGKMITAAYVPLPTYHNLFPESVQATQLLMPSRR from the exons ATGGCCGATGATTTGGACATCGAAGCAATGCTCGAGGCTCCATATAGAAAG GATGACAACAAGTCCTTAAGTTCCAATGGCCACGAGGAGCGGAGCAAGAA GAAAAAGAAGAGCAAAAGTCGCAGCAGAAGCCGCAGTCGGGAAAAGAAAAGAAGCAGGAGTCGTGATCGCAAGAGAAGCCATGACCGCAGGAGGAGCCGCAGCAAAGATCGGAAGCGCAGTCGCAGCAGGGAGAGACGACGCAGCCGTTCCAGGAGCAGGGAGCGTGGTGGTCGCTACAAAGCTCCATT CCGTAGAAGGTCTAGAAGCCGCAGTCCTTTCAAGAAAGAGAAAAGCCCTATAAG GAAGCCCATTGATAATCTCACCCCCGAAGAAAGGGATGCACGCACAGTGTTTTGCATGCAGCTGGCAGCCAGGATCCGGCCACGAGACTTGGAAGAATTTTTTTCTGCAGTGGGAAAA GTGCGAGATGTGAGAATTATCTCTGATAGAAACTCTAGAAGATCTAAAGGAATTGCATACATTGAGTTTGTGGATACCACCTCTGTACCTTTGGCAATTGGCCTGTCTGGTCAGAGACTACTCGGAGTACCAATCATTGTGCAGGCTTCACAG GCTGAGAAAAACAGAGCCGCTGCATTGGCCAATAACTTGCAGAAGGGCAGTGCTGGACCTATGAGACTTTATGTTGGCTCATTGCATTTTAATATCACAGAAGACATGCTCCGAGGCATCTTTGAGCCATTTGGAAGG ATTGATAGTATTCAACTGATGATGGACAGTGAAACAGGACGATCAAAAGGATATGGCTTTATCACA TTTTCTGATGCTGAATGTGCTAAGAAGGCTCTGGAACAGCTTAATGGCTTTGAGTTGGCTGGCAGACCAATGAAAGTGGGACATGTGACGGAGAGGACTGATGCCTCCACTGCCAGCTCCTTCCTGGACAACGATGAGCTGGAAAGGACAGGCATTGATCTGGGAACTACTGGTAGACTTCAACTCATGGCCAGACTGGCCGAAG GTACTGGTCTGCAGATCCCACCTGCTGCACAGCAGGCCCTTAACATGAGTGGCTCCATGGTAGCCATGGCTGCAGCTACTG CTGCTATGAACCCTGGATTGAGTTTTAACCTCAATATGCCCCCAAACCAAGCATTGAATCTACCATCACAACCAATTGCAACGCACTGTTTCCAGCTGTCTAATATGTTCAATCCAAACTC AGAAAATGATCTTGGTTGGGAAATTGAGATTCAGGATGATGTCATTGAGGAGTGCAACAAACACGGTGGAGTCATACACATATACGTGGACAAGAAATCAGCTGAA GGTAATGTCTATGTGAAGTGTCCCAGTATTCCTGCTGCTATGGCTGCTGTCAGTGCGTTACATGGACGTTGGTTTGGAG GTAAAATGATCACAGCAGCTTATGTTCCTCTTCCTACATACCACAACCTTTTCCCAGAGTCAGTGCAGGCAACACAGCTTCTTATGCCCAGTCGCCGGTGA
- the LOC128022340 gene encoding RNA-binding protein 39 isoform X1, with protein MADDLDIEAMLEAPYRKDDNKSLSSNGHEERSKKKKKSKSRSRSRSREKKRSRSRDRKRSHDRRRSRSKDRKRSRSRERRRSRSRSRERGGRYKAPFSGLKFNGGPRGKTGPPPAIKLSRRRSRSRSPFKKEKSPIRKPIDNLTPEERDARTVFCMQLAARIRPRDLEEFFSAVGKVRDVRIISDRNSRRSKGIAYIEFVDTTSVPLAIGLSGQRLLGVPIIVQASQAEKNRAAALANNLQKGSAGPMRLYVGSLHFNITEDMLRGIFEPFGRIDSIQLMMDSETGRSKGYGFITFSDAECAKKALEQLNGFELAGRPMKVGHVTERTDASTASSFLDNDELERTGIDLGTTGRLQLMARLAEGTGLQIPPAAQQALNMSGSMVAMAAATAAMNPGLSFNLNMPPNQALNLPSQPIATHCFQLSNMFNPNSENDLGWEIEIQDDVIEECNKHGGVIHIYVDKKSAEGNVYVKCPSIPAAMAAVSALHGRWFGGKMITAAYVPLPTYHNLFPESVQATQLLMPSRR; from the exons ATGGCCGATGATTTGGACATCGAAGCAATGCTCGAGGCTCCATATAGAAAG GATGACAACAAGTCCTTAAGTTCCAATGGCCACGAGGAGCGGAGCAAGAA GAAAAAGAAGAGCAAAAGTCGCAGCAGAAGCCGCAGTCGGGAAAAGAAAAGAAGCAGGAGTCGTGATCGCAAGAGAAGCCATGACCGCAGGAGGAGCCGCAGCAAAGATCGGAAGCGCAGTCGCAGCAGGGAGAGACGACGCAGCCGTTCCAGGAGCAGGGAGCGTGGTGGTCGCTACAAAGCTCCATT TTCTGGCCTGAAATTTAACGGTGGTCCCAGGGGGAAGACTGGCCCACCACCTGCCATCAAACTAAG CCGTAGAAGGTCTAGAAGCCGCAGTCCTTTCAAGAAAGAGAAAAGCCCTATAAG GAAGCCCATTGATAATCTCACCCCCGAAGAAAGGGATGCACGCACAGTGTTTTGCATGCAGCTGGCAGCCAGGATCCGGCCACGAGACTTGGAAGAATTTTTTTCTGCAGTGGGAAAA GTGCGAGATGTGAGAATTATCTCTGATAGAAACTCTAGAAGATCTAAAGGAATTGCATACATTGAGTTTGTGGATACCACCTCTGTACCTTTGGCAATTGGCCTGTCTGGTCAGAGACTACTCGGAGTACCAATCATTGTGCAGGCTTCACAG GCTGAGAAAAACAGAGCCGCTGCATTGGCCAATAACTTGCAGAAGGGCAGTGCTGGACCTATGAGACTTTATGTTGGCTCATTGCATTTTAATATCACAGAAGACATGCTCCGAGGCATCTTTGAGCCATTTGGAAGG ATTGATAGTATTCAACTGATGATGGACAGTGAAACAGGACGATCAAAAGGATATGGCTTTATCACA TTTTCTGATGCTGAATGTGCTAAGAAGGCTCTGGAACAGCTTAATGGCTTTGAGTTGGCTGGCAGACCAATGAAAGTGGGACATGTGACGGAGAGGACTGATGCCTCCACTGCCAGCTCCTTCCTGGACAACGATGAGCTGGAAAGGACAGGCATTGATCTGGGAACTACTGGTAGACTTCAACTCATGGCCAGACTGGCCGAAG GTACTGGTCTGCAGATCCCACCTGCTGCACAGCAGGCCCTTAACATGAGTGGCTCCATGGTAGCCATGGCTGCAGCTACTG CTGCTATGAACCCTGGATTGAGTTTTAACCTCAATATGCCCCCAAACCAAGCATTGAATCTACCATCACAACCAATTGCAACGCACTGTTTCCAGCTGTCTAATATGTTCAATCCAAACTC AGAAAATGATCTTGGTTGGGAAATTGAGATTCAGGATGATGTCATTGAGGAGTGCAACAAACACGGTGGAGTCATACACATATACGTGGACAAGAAATCAGCTGAA GGTAATGTCTATGTGAAGTGTCCCAGTATTCCTGCTGCTATGGCTGCTGTCAGTGCGTTACATGGACGTTGGTTTGGAG GTAAAATGATCACAGCAGCTTATGTTCCTCTTCCTACATACCACAACCTTTTCCCAGAGTCAGTGCAGGCAACACAGCTTCTTATGCCCAGTCGCCGGTGA
- the LOC128022340 gene encoding RNA-binding protein 39 isoform X2, producing the protein MKDDNKSLSSNGHEERSKKKKKSKSRSRSRSREKKRSRSRDRKRSHDRRRSRSKDRKRSRSRERRRSRSRSRERGGRYKAPFSGLKFNGGPRGKTGPPPAIKLSRRRSRSRSPFKKEKSPIRKPIDNLTPEERDARTVFCMQLAARIRPRDLEEFFSAVGKVRDVRIISDRNSRRSKGIAYIEFVDTTSVPLAIGLSGQRLLGVPIIVQASQAEKNRAAALANNLQKGSAGPMRLYVGSLHFNITEDMLRGIFEPFGRIDSIQLMMDSETGRSKGYGFITFSDAECAKKALEQLNGFELAGRPMKVGHVTERTDASTASSFLDNDELERTGIDLGTTGRLQLMARLAEGTGLQIPPAAQQALNMSGSMVAMAAATAAMNPGLSFNLNMPPNQALNLPSQPIATHCFQLSNMFNPNSENDLGWEIEIQDDVIEECNKHGGVIHIYVDKKSAEGNVYVKCPSIPAAMAAVSALHGRWFGGKMITAAYVPLPTYHNLFPESVQATQLLMPSRR; encoded by the exons ATGAAG GATGACAACAAGTCCTTAAGTTCCAATGGCCACGAGGAGCGGAGCAAGAA GAAAAAGAAGAGCAAAAGTCGCAGCAGAAGCCGCAGTCGGGAAAAGAAAAGAAGCAGGAGTCGTGATCGCAAGAGAAGCCATGACCGCAGGAGGAGCCGCAGCAAAGATCGGAAGCGCAGTCGCAGCAGGGAGAGACGACGCAGCCGTTCCAGGAGCAGGGAGCGTGGTGGTCGCTACAAAGCTCCATT TTCTGGCCTGAAATTTAACGGTGGTCCCAGGGGGAAGACTGGCCCACCACCTGCCATCAAACTAAG CCGTAGAAGGTCTAGAAGCCGCAGTCCTTTCAAGAAAGAGAAAAGCCCTATAAG GAAGCCCATTGATAATCTCACCCCCGAAGAAAGGGATGCACGCACAGTGTTTTGCATGCAGCTGGCAGCCAGGATCCGGCCACGAGACTTGGAAGAATTTTTTTCTGCAGTGGGAAAA GTGCGAGATGTGAGAATTATCTCTGATAGAAACTCTAGAAGATCTAAAGGAATTGCATACATTGAGTTTGTGGATACCACCTCTGTACCTTTGGCAATTGGCCTGTCTGGTCAGAGACTACTCGGAGTACCAATCATTGTGCAGGCTTCACAG GCTGAGAAAAACAGAGCCGCTGCATTGGCCAATAACTTGCAGAAGGGCAGTGCTGGACCTATGAGACTTTATGTTGGCTCATTGCATTTTAATATCACAGAAGACATGCTCCGAGGCATCTTTGAGCCATTTGGAAGG ATTGATAGTATTCAACTGATGATGGACAGTGAAACAGGACGATCAAAAGGATATGGCTTTATCACA TTTTCTGATGCTGAATGTGCTAAGAAGGCTCTGGAACAGCTTAATGGCTTTGAGTTGGCTGGCAGACCAATGAAAGTGGGACATGTGACGGAGAGGACTGATGCCTCCACTGCCAGCTCCTTCCTGGACAACGATGAGCTGGAAAGGACAGGCATTGATCTGGGAACTACTGGTAGACTTCAACTCATGGCCAGACTGGCCGAAG GTACTGGTCTGCAGATCCCACCTGCTGCACAGCAGGCCCTTAACATGAGTGGCTCCATGGTAGCCATGGCTGCAGCTACTG CTGCTATGAACCCTGGATTGAGTTTTAACCTCAATATGCCCCCAAACCAAGCATTGAATCTACCATCACAACCAATTGCAACGCACTGTTTCCAGCTGTCTAATATGTTCAATCCAAACTC AGAAAATGATCTTGGTTGGGAAATTGAGATTCAGGATGATGTCATTGAGGAGTGCAACAAACACGGTGGAGTCATACACATATACGTGGACAAGAAATCAGCTGAA GGTAATGTCTATGTGAAGTGTCCCAGTATTCCTGCTGCTATGGCTGCTGTCAGTGCGTTACATGGACGTTGGTTTGGAG GTAAAATGATCACAGCAGCTTATGTTCCTCTTCCTACATACCACAACCTTTTCCCAGAGTCAGTGCAGGCAACACAGCTTCTTATGCCCAGTCGCCGGTGA
- the LOC128022341 gene encoding GTP-binding protein REM 1 isoform X2 → MTLNTEKEGKEPLRRRASTPIPSSRQAGKGERGPSTDPYHPPLAQSASYHPGDKSIHSRANWSSDSESDSSGAECLYRVVLLGDHGVGKSSLANIFAGIQEKDAHKHIGEDTYERTLIVDEEETTLVVMDTWETEKQEEDEKWVQDYCMQVGNAYIIVYSITDRSSFESASELRIQLRRIRQAENIPIILVGNKSDLVRSREVAVEEGRACAVVFDCKFIETSASLHHNVHELFEGIVRQIRLRQDSKEINERRRSIYKRKESISKKARRFLDRLVAKNNKKMALKVRSKSCHDLAVL, encoded by the exons ATGACACTCAACACAGAGAAAGAGGGAAAGGAACCACTGAGGAGAAGAGCGAGTACTCCCATCCCCTCCTCTCGTCAAGCGGGCAAGGGAGAAAGAGGCCCCTCCACTGACCCCTATCACCCTCCGCTCGCCCAGTCAGCCTCCTACCACCCTGGAGACAAGAGCATCCACTCACGGGCCAACTGGTCTTCTGACTCTGAGTCGGACAGCTCTGGAGCTGAGTGTCTTTATCGCGTGGTTTTGTTGGGGGATCACGGCGTGGGGAAGTCAAGCCTTGCCAACATTTTTGCTGGAATACAAGAGAAGGATGCCCACAAACACATTGGAG AGGATACATATGAGAGAACCCTTATTGTTGATGAGGAGGAGACGACCCTAGTTGTGATGGACACATGGGAAACAGAAAAACAG GAGGAAGATGAGAAGTGGGTGCAAGACTACTGCATGCAGGTGGGCAATGCTTACATCATTGTTTACTCCATCACTGACCGCAGCAGCTTTGAGAGCGCATCAGAGTTACGAATCCAGCTGCGTCGCATCCGGCAGGCTGAAAACATTCCCATCATCCTTGTGGGCAACAAAAGTGACTTAGTGCGCTCTCGAGAAGTGGCAGTGGAAG AGGGTCGGGCTTGTGCGGTGGTATTCGACTGCAAGTTCATAGAAACCTCCGCCTCCCTCCACCACAACGTTCACGAGCTCTTTGAGGGCATTGTGAGGCAGATCCGACTGCGGCAAGACAGCAAAGAGATCAATGAGCGTCGACGCTCCATCTACAAGCGAAAAGAGAGCATCAGCAAGAAAGCCAGACGCTTCCTAGATCGACTTGTGGCCAAGAATAACAAGAAGATGGCCCTGAAAGTGCGCTCCAAGTCCTGTCATGACCTCGCAGTGCTGTGA
- the LOC128022341 gene encoding GTP-binding protein REM 1 isoform X1 has protein sequence MLLNIHLRTCLHTYVYKMTLNTEKEGKEPLRRRASTPIPSSRQAGKGERGPSTDPYHPPLAQSASYHPGDKSIHSRANWSSDSESDSSGAECLYRVVLLGDHGVGKSSLANIFAGIQEKDAHKHIGEDTYERTLIVDEEETTLVVMDTWETEKQEEDEKWVQDYCMQVGNAYIIVYSITDRSSFESASELRIQLRRIRQAENIPIILVGNKSDLVRSREVAVEEGRACAVVFDCKFIETSASLHHNVHELFEGIVRQIRLRQDSKEINERRRSIYKRKESISKKARRFLDRLVAKNNKKMALKVRSKSCHDLAVL, from the exons GCATACCTATGTTTATAAGATGACACTCAACACAGAGAAAGAGGGAAAGGAACCACTGAGGAGAAGAGCGAGTACTCCCATCCCCTCCTCTCGTCAAGCGGGCAAGGGAGAAAGAGGCCCCTCCACTGACCCCTATCACCCTCCGCTCGCCCAGTCAGCCTCCTACCACCCTGGAGACAAGAGCATCCACTCACGGGCCAACTGGTCTTCTGACTCTGAGTCGGACAGCTCTGGAGCTGAGTGTCTTTATCGCGTGGTTTTGTTGGGGGATCACGGCGTGGGGAAGTCAAGCCTTGCCAACATTTTTGCTGGAATACAAGAGAAGGATGCCCACAAACACATTGGAG AGGATACATATGAGAGAACCCTTATTGTTGATGAGGAGGAGACGACCCTAGTTGTGATGGACACATGGGAAACAGAAAAACAG GAGGAAGATGAGAAGTGGGTGCAAGACTACTGCATGCAGGTGGGCAATGCTTACATCATTGTTTACTCCATCACTGACCGCAGCAGCTTTGAGAGCGCATCAGAGTTACGAATCCAGCTGCGTCGCATCCGGCAGGCTGAAAACATTCCCATCATCCTTGTGGGCAACAAAAGTGACTTAGTGCGCTCTCGAGAAGTGGCAGTGGAAG AGGGTCGGGCTTGTGCGGTGGTATTCGACTGCAAGTTCATAGAAACCTCCGCCTCCCTCCACCACAACGTTCACGAGCTCTTTGAGGGCATTGTGAGGCAGATCCGACTGCGGCAAGACAGCAAAGAGATCAATGAGCGTCGACGCTCCATCTACAAGCGAAAAGAGAGCATCAGCAAGAAAGCCAGACGCTTCCTAGATCGACTTGTGGCCAAGAATAACAAGAAGATGGCCCTGAAAGTGCGCTCCAAGTCCTGTCATGACCTCGCAGTGCTGTGA